From a single Maylandia zebra isolate NMK-2024a linkage group LG3, Mzebra_GT3a, whole genome shotgun sequence genomic region:
- the LOC112430676 gene encoding uncharacterized protein LOC112430676 isoform X2: MSSDDDERNMMIITLFNKGLKQKEISCALNSYGHKISERHLRRVLKLLGLKRRCPQRPFTEIHKAVESEMKQWSPEQGIRAMVKRVRDVRGVRPCYSGLQRRSPGKKKIPCRNYISRGPNDTRHIDGNDKLKFFGMWIHLGIDGFSRKVLWLKVGTSNRKQNFVARYFFEAVQEQGGCPQMIRGDRGKENLVVGQMQMAFHMRDLGNQAWRCFRMGTSVHNQRAECFNSILKRTWIKKWLTTFEAMMESGILELDNPVHINCLQYSHLPLLQRDLKTEQTVWNTHDIRKQRNAPGPFGKPDLLFTSPPPGYGNVLHIVDPDLLDYAKQLICEREEPSLVANQEFRDMCQNILENSQFPCTPDGCLAAYLMLVQELTTAMNRNAVPTLSTFAEANDIYIFLKRERMEGAPVNISNDQ; encoded by the exons ATGTCATCTGACGATGATGAAAGGA ATATGATGATAATAACATTGTTCAACAAAGGcttaaaacaaaaggaaatcaGCTGTGCACTGAATTCATATGGGCATAAAATAAG TGAGAGGCATCTGAGACGAGTTTTAAAACTTCTAGGGTTGAAGCGAAGATGCCCCCAACGACCTTTTACTGAAATCCACAAAGCTGTGGAG agtgAGATGAAACAGTGGTCTCCTGAACAAGGAATCAGGGCAATGGTAAAGCGGGTAAGGGATGTCAGAGGAGTGCGGCCTTGTTACAG TGGTCTTCAGAGGAGATCTCCTGGAAAGAAGAAAATTCCCTGTCGGAATTACATCAGCCGTGGTCCAAATGACACACGGCACATTGAtg GCAATGATAAACTGAAGTTCTTTGGAATGTGGATACATTTGGGGATTGATGG attTTCCAGGAAGGTTCTATGGCTAAAGGTGGGCACATCCAACCGCAAGCAAAACTTTGTGGCCAGATACTTCTTTGAGGCTGTTCAAGAACAGGGTG GCTGTCCTCAAATGATTCGGGGGGACAGAGGAAAGGAGAACCTTGTTGTGGGTCAAATGCAGATGGCATTTCACATGCGAGATCTTGGGAATCAGGCATGGAGGTGCTTCAGAATGGGGACATCAGTGCACAACCAG aGAGCTGAATGTTTCAACAGTATTTTAAAGCGGACATGGATTAAGAAATGGCTGACAACATTTGAG GCCATGATGGAGTCTGGGATCCTTGAACTGGACAATCCTGTGCACAT CAACTGCTTGCAGTACTCACACTTGCCACTGCTTCAAAGAGACTTAAAAACGGAGCAAACAGTTTGGAACACCCATGACATCCGCAAGCAACGCAATGCACCTGGTCCATTTGGGAAACCCGACCTTCTGTTTACCTCACCACCTCCTG GATATGGCAATGTGCTGCACATTGTTGACCCAGACCTTTTAGACTATGCCAAGCAATTAATCTGTGAGAGGGAAGAGCCTTCACTGGTAGCAAACCAGGAATTCAGAGACATGTGCCAGAACATTTTAGAAAACAGCCAGTTTCCCTGCACACCTGATGGTTGCCTTGCTGCATACCTCATGCTAGTCCAAGAGCTCACAACTGCCATGAACAGAAATGCAGTTCCTACACTTTCTACGTTTGCCGAGGCAAATGACATATACATCTTTCTgaagagagagaggatggaAGGTGCACCAGTAAACATTTCCAATGACCAATAA
- the LOC112430676 gene encoding uncharacterized protein LOC112430676 isoform X1, producing the protein MSSDDDERNMMIITLFNKGLKQKEISCALNSYGHKISERHLRRVLKLLGLKRRCPQRPFTEIHKAVESEMKQWSPEQGIRAMVKRVRDVRGVRPCYRDDVANIMRYMDASGLQRRSPGKKKIPCRNYISRGPNDTRHIDGNDKLKFFGMWIHLGIDGFSRKVLWLKVGTSNRKQNFVARYFFEAVQEQGGCPQMIRGDRGKENLVVGQMQMAFHMRDLGNQAWRCFRMGTSVHNQRAECFNSILKRTWIKKWLTTFEAMMESGILELDNPVHINCLQYSHLPLLQRDLKTEQTVWNTHDIRKQRNAPGPFGKPDLLFTSPPPGYGNVLHIVDPDLLDYAKQLICEREEPSLVANQEFRDMCQNILENSQFPCTPDGCLAAYLMLVQELTTAMNRNAVPTLSTFAEANDIYIFLKRERMEGAPVNISNDQ; encoded by the exons ATGTCATCTGACGATGATGAAAGGA ATATGATGATAATAACATTGTTCAACAAAGGcttaaaacaaaaggaaatcaGCTGTGCACTGAATTCATATGGGCATAAAATAAG TGAGAGGCATCTGAGACGAGTTTTAAAACTTCTAGGGTTGAAGCGAAGATGCCCCCAACGACCTTTTACTGAAATCCACAAAGCTGTGGAG agtgAGATGAAACAGTGGTCTCCTGAACAAGGAATCAGGGCAATGGTAAAGCGGGTAAGGGATGTCAGAGGAGTGCGGCCTTGTTACAG AGACGATGTTGCGAATATAATGAGGTATATGGATGCAAGTGGTCTTCAGAGGAGATCTCCTGGAAAGAAGAAAATTCCCTGTCGGAATTACATCAGCCGTGGTCCAAATGACACACGGCACATTGAtg GCAATGATAAACTGAAGTTCTTTGGAATGTGGATACATTTGGGGATTGATGG attTTCCAGGAAGGTTCTATGGCTAAAGGTGGGCACATCCAACCGCAAGCAAAACTTTGTGGCCAGATACTTCTTTGAGGCTGTTCAAGAACAGGGTG GCTGTCCTCAAATGATTCGGGGGGACAGAGGAAAGGAGAACCTTGTTGTGGGTCAAATGCAGATGGCATTTCACATGCGAGATCTTGGGAATCAGGCATGGAGGTGCTTCAGAATGGGGACATCAGTGCACAACCAG aGAGCTGAATGTTTCAACAGTATTTTAAAGCGGACATGGATTAAGAAATGGCTGACAACATTTGAG GCCATGATGGAGTCTGGGATCCTTGAACTGGACAATCCTGTGCACAT CAACTGCTTGCAGTACTCACACTTGCCACTGCTTCAAAGAGACTTAAAAACGGAGCAAACAGTTTGGAACACCCATGACATCCGCAAGCAACGCAATGCACCTGGTCCATTTGGGAAACCCGACCTTCTGTTTACCTCACCACCTCCTG GATATGGCAATGTGCTGCACATTGTTGACCCAGACCTTTTAGACTATGCCAAGCAATTAATCTGTGAGAGGGAAGAGCCTTCACTGGTAGCAAACCAGGAATTCAGAGACATGTGCCAGAACATTTTAGAAAACAGCCAGTTTCCCTGCACACCTGATGGTTGCCTTGCTGCATACCTCATGCTAGTCCAAGAGCTCACAACTGCCATGAACAGAAATGCAGTTCCTACACTTTCTACGTTTGCCGAGGCAAATGACATATACATCTTTCTgaagagagagaggatggaAGGTGCACCAGTAAACATTTCCAATGACCAATAA